In one Chelmon rostratus isolate fCheRos1 chromosome 7, fCheRos1.pri, whole genome shotgun sequence genomic region, the following are encoded:
- the lrrc51 gene encoding leucine rich repeat containing 51, which translates to MYGAPVDLSFKQISSLADAWTEEPSSSLRPLKKNSEMKYQSRSLRLNNNNITDLLDLQKPVSHFLAEPSQLAWLDLSFNKISHIDQALCELSELRVLYLHGNSIFILSEVDRLGVLPHLHSITLHGNVIETNKAYRNRVISVLPWLKTMDFSAVTRQERVMAKIWHQSNNRSRSSKETAAHLHRGVLK; encoded by the exons ATGTATGGAGCTCCAGTGGATTTATCCTTTAAACAAATCAGCAGTTTGGCAG ATGCATGGACAGAGGAACCAAGCAGCAGTCTAAGACCTTTAAAGAAAAATTCAGAGATGAAGTACCAAAGCCGCTCCCTGCGtctcaataacaacaacatcacAGACCTTCTTGACCTCCAGAAGCCTGTTAGCCACTTCCTGGCTGAGCCATCACAGCTCGCCTGGCTGGACCTGTCCTTCAACAAAATCTCACACATAGATCAA GCTCTGTGTGAGCTAAGTGAGCTACGTGTGTTGTATCTTCACGGCAACAGCATTTTTATTCTGTCAGAGGTGGACAGGCTGGGAGTGCTGCCGCATCTACACAGCATCACTCTGCATGGAAATGTCATTGAAACCAACAAGGCTTACAG GAATCGTGTGATTTCTGTTCTGCCTTGGTTAAAGACAATGGATTTCAGCGCTGTAACACGCCAGGAGCGAGTCATGGCAAAGATTTGGCATCAGAGCAACAACcgcagcagaagcagcaagGAGACTGCTGCTCATCTCCATCGTGGTGTGTTGAAATAA